A section of the Lepus europaeus isolate LE1 chromosome 19, mLepTim1.pri, whole genome shotgun sequence genome encodes:
- the XRCC1 gene encoding DNA repair protein XRCC1 yields MPEIRLRHVVSCSSQDSTHCAENLLKADTYRKWRAAKAGEKTISVVLQFEKEEQIHSVDIGNDGSAFVEVLVGSSAAGAGEQDYEVLLVTSSFMSPSESRSGSNPNRVRMFGPDKLVRAAAQKRWDRVRIVCSQPYSKDTPYGLSFVRFHSPPDKDEAEAPAQKGTVTKLGQFRVKEEDEGASALRPGALFFNRINKTSPTTARDPAGPSYAAATLQASSATASASPVSKAVGSASKPQESPKGKRKLDLGQEERKAPSKQPAQLSAPAVKKPKLPAPSRTPAAAPIPAAAQGAVVGKPRDEGEGAEPRAPRAGPQELGKILQGVVVVLSGFQNPFRSELRDKALELGAKYRPDWTPDSTHLICAFANTPKYSQVLGLGGRIVRKEWVLDCHRMRRRLPSRRYLMAGPSSSSEDEGGSHHGGSGDEAPRLPRKRPQTKARPPQAAGPSSPQRPPTPKETKAASPAPQDDTDTEGEPSGQDNGAEDSGDTEDELRRVAEQKDQRRPPDQGENGEDPYAGSTDENTDNEEPEPPDLPVPELPDFFQGKHFFLYGEFPGDERRKLIRYVTAFNGELEDYMSDRVQFVITAQEWDPSFEEALMDNPSLAFVRPRWIYSCNEKQRLLPHQLYGVVPQA; encoded by the exons AGATCCGCCTCCGTCATGTCGTGtcctgtagcagccaggactcg ACTCACTGCGCGGAAAACCTCCTCAAAGCCGACACTTACCGGAAATGGCGGGCCGCCAAGGCGGGGGAGAAGACCATCTCCGTGGTCCTGCAG TTTGAGAAGGAGGAGCAGATACACAGCGTGGACATCGGCAACGACGGCTCGGCCTTTGTGGAGGTGCTCGTGGGCAGCTCGGCCGCAGGAGCCGGCGAGCAAGACTACGAG GTCCTTCTGGTCACGTCGTCTTTCATGTCCCCTTCCGAGAGCCGCAGCGGCTCAAACCCCAACCGGGTTCGCATGTTCGGGCCTGACAAGCTGGTCCGGGCAGCAGCCCAGAAGCGCTGGGACCGCGTCAGGATCGTCTGCAGCCAGCCCTACAGCAAG GACACCCCCTACGGCCTGAGCTTTGTGCGGTTCCACAGCCCCCCAGACAAAGATGAAGCAGAGGCCCCGGCCCAG AAGGGGACAGTGACCAAGCTGGGCCAGTTCCGCGTGAAGGAGGAAGACGAAGGCGCCAGTGCCCTGAGACCCGGGGCTCTCTTCTTCAACCGGATCAACAAGACGTCCCCCA CCACAGCCAGGGACCCGGCGGGCCCCAGCTACGCAGCTGCCACCCTCCAGGCCTCCAGTGCCACGGCCTCAGCCTCCCCCGTCTCCAAGGCTGTAGGCAGCGCCTCCAAG CCTCAGGAGTCTCCCAAAGGgaagaggaagctggatttgggtcAAGAGGAGCGGAAGGCCCCCAGCAAGCAGCCGGCCCAGCTCTCGGCCCCGGCTGTCAAGAAACCCAAAT tgccagctcccagccgTACCCCGGCTGCAGCCCCCATCCCTGCCGCAGCACAGGGGGCAGTGGTGGGGAAGCCACGGGATGAAGGTGAAGGTGCCGAGCCCAGGGCCCCCCGAGCCGgcccccaggagctggggaagATCCTtcaaggggtggtggtggtgctgagtGGCTTCCAGAACCCCTTCCGCTCGGAGCTGCGGGACaaggccctggagctgggggccAAGTACCGGCCAGACTGGACCCCGGACAGCACCCATCTCAT CTGTGCCTTTGCCAACACCCCCAAGTACAGCCAGGTCCTGGGCCTCGGAGGCCGCATCGTGCGTAAAGAGTGGGTGCTGGACTGTCACCGCATGCGGCGGCGGCTGCCCTCCCGGAG gtACCTCATGGCAGGCCCCAGCTCCAGCAGCGAGGATGAGGGCGGCTCTCACCACGGCGGCAGCGGGGACGAAGCCCCCAGGCTTCCCCGGAAG CGtccccagaccaaagccaggcccCCTCAGGCAGCTGGACCCAGCTCACCCCAGAGGCCTCCAACCCCCAAAGAGACCAAAGCAGCCTCACCAGCTCCCCAGGACGACACAGACACTGAGGGGGAGCCGTCAG GACAAGACAATGGGGCCGAGGATTCTGGGGACACCGAGGACGAGCTGAGGAG GGTGGCGGAGCAGAAGGACCAAAGACGGCCCCCTGACCAGGGCGAGAATGGCGAGGACCCGTACGCGGGCTCCACTGACGAGAACACGGACAACGAGGAGCCGGAGCCGCCCGACCTGCCGGTTCCCGAGCTCCCAG ACTTCTTCCAGGGCAAACACTTCTTCCTGTATGGGGAGTTCCCTGGGGACGAGCGGCGGAAGCTCATCCGATACGTCACAGCCTTCAACGG ggagCTGGAGGACTACATGAGCGATCGCGTGCAGTTCGTGATCACGGCACAGGAGTGGGACCCCAGTTTTGAGGAG gCCCTGATGGACAACCCGTCCCTGGCCTTCGTCCGCCCCCGCTGGATCTACAGTTGCAACGAGAAGCAGAGGCTGCTTCCGCACCAGCTCTACGGGGTGGTGCCTCAGGCCTGA